The following is a genomic window from Episyrphus balteatus chromosome 1, idEpiBalt1.1, whole genome shotgun sequence.
aaatttttttaccaaGTTTAAGAAATTGACAAAAATTTACGTCACCTGTTATgttacctttctcacacataactcaagaCCTCAAAataacaccctttcaccaaaaatatttgtaggaactttatgaatcctttgtctaCTTAATGTTAAACCTTCATCctgaatttcatcagtgtatcatgttttttttcacacagGTTTCGACTATATTTTacttattgaaataaaaaataaaccacttttgtttttaatcggcaataacttctcttagagcaatcgtataaacttttttttctgttattagaTTTAGAatccaaaaaatactttaaaaacgtgtgtcatttcatttatattgcacaaaaaatttgtttcactatatttttgaccttcatccCCTCCCTCTTTTCCgcgaaaaaaaactcaatttcacccaaatttttatatagacTTTTGATCCATGGTTCTTACTATAAAAGctaactttttgccaagtttcatgacagtaacaatttgtttttaatacctatttagaatttagaaaaactatttgattattttattatatttttgtttttatttatttatattattaattttattcttgaGACCAACAGAAAAagaataaacttaaaaaaaaaatatgtttttgttttaattaataaaacagtTAGGTATCAGTGATAggtggaaataattttttactctACGACAAAAAAGAGTATTTTCATAAATAtagtgtttttagtttttttttttaattttaacaacttTGGATaatcatatatatattttatttaagttaagtTTTTATCTACATTTAAATtggggtttttttattttttaatattgtaatttattattattttttttcatcattcaaTAAACAAGGCTTTGAAATAGCCGGAActctttctattttatttttttaatttttaatttttaattttaacaaatagCTAATTCAGATCATATTTTATTAcatgtatttatgtatttttttataaattgtattttttcttaaaattttatcaaGCACATTTATtgtatagttttaaatttttttaacaacgtcttttgctttttttttatatattattactaaccaattttttttttgttatattaatttttgtttgtttagaaaaatcgaaatttaaaaatagtcaTATCATTAAATTAAAGCATAGCAAATGCATCCAGgtacatttttaatcaattttcaacTTGTTTTTACTCAGCActttgtaattattatttttaagtttagaaatcttaaatagaaaattttgaaaaaaaaaataatactaagCAATTTGCTgaatatttaaaatacaaataacttattgaaattttaagaaatccAGTGAgagtatttcaaataaatttccaataatcttagaataataaaatacaattctcccaggattttattttataagaaaaatattgtaaaaaaaaatataattaatttattattttatgttttgtcTTTTTCTGTCAAGCAAaagagtatattttttttttttcataaaaaaaagttataaaatatatatagataCAAACTTATATTACAAAACTAAACTTATGACttaaaatgaagttttttttttttctttggctaTGTTCAAAGCACTCTAAGGATGGTTCATTTTATGCTTGTTTTTCAATAACCTAcacaatttttaatagaaaaaagtttttttttttttacaaaaataaatcaacttaaattaatgttaCTTTGGCGACAAGTAATGGAATGAAAATGAATCCGAGCTGTTGAGCAAACAAATGTGGCGCTGAATTACATTTGTCAGTGAAGCAATCCTGACAGAATACCCGGCTACCATCATGAGGTTCGTTGCAAAATATGGAATCAGATTTATTGGTGTAGAAGCAAAATCGTTTAGTTATTGTATTtccgttttctaaaaaaaaatggtaaaacatttttttttggattaaagttatattttaaaatttaaggttAGGAATATTTTTACTCTCTTCTACAGTTTTTCGAcaagttggtattaaatgttcagATGTTGAAGTACATGATCGAACAACACTCAAATTGTACTTGTCTAGTGTTTCGGGAATGCTATCCTTTTGGAATGTACGACCACAGAATTGTTCACTGCCAATTGTTTCCGAACTGCAATGGTAGCATTCAAGggctgaaaataaaatattaaaaaaaaaacattttttaaaaacttatattttgttatgtatgtatgttacaAACAACATTTTCAAAGACGAGCGAACTTTGAATCAAAACAAAGATAAAAAAGCGGTGTAAGAGTTTATTGAAATGGATATGGTCAAAttcaaaactcatttttgaaaaaataaaataatggaaagatttcattttttttgtatgtttccatatttttaaaaatacaaattttacgaCCTTAATTTTTCGGAGCAGTTATACCCTCACATACAAAGTGTGGTGAAACATTAAAtgcttatattattttaaataaattgaacaaaaaagttcaaaataatttgaatattaggttttgaatagtttttatgcattcttttttttaaattgaaagagaatatataattttctcaaatttgagagcaacaattaaaatttaagtataaTTGTGCTTCATTTTGTTTTACTAAATGtcatttattttacattttcatgtaaacttttcttgaaaatgattttaattttgcctaaaaaaatgttatttcggatcctaactttcgaaatattgaatttagaggtcaaaaatttggaacattgttatagaaataattttgaaaactggaacagcttttaaaaatttatctttcGAAAAATGGTTTTaggtcaaaaacggtttttggCCTTAAAACACccgtttttggaatatttttcaaaaaaaatttgtaatataCTGGAACAAATCTAGAAAAACctgaaacaaatttaaaaatgatattaaaaaaaaaaaaatgggaatttTATGTGAATGTATCGCTGGAAGCATTTTGTTCAACACATGCTGGCTGTTGAATGTCGCATAAAAAAGAATATTGTGCCCTTTAGAATTAGTCAAGCCATTGACTAGACAAGATTAgtcagaaagcaaaaaaaaaaacaattctgtTGCTTCAAGaaattcattgtttttatttcaaaagaccTGATTTTTggagtgaaaacttttttagtatcgtagtgatttgaaacatgatgaaacgaaaaagcgacaggaaaaatcaattcaatataacttttttgttttaatagatagataaatgaaatttatactgcaGAAAGTTAatagaataaactataattgttaaaaatttcaaataatttcatattcaaaatcctgagataacgccAACTAAACACgttgtatcttttgatttagagCACATAaacatttgatttaactttaatacgcatgctaataatattacctttaatttgatgtatcacacataacggtacgtgatcTACAAGTcaatttaaaggtgatggaagaaataaaagatagattttttcgatttttttttttttgttcaagaaaaattagttttaaggtttcacttctaccacgtgtgaattgcacacgtgatcttttttaactttttctttataaatctTTAAGGGCACTGAATTGCGTTTAAGTAAGCGGCTTAAAGGTTGCAAATTAGATAAAGTgagaaatttcaaaatgaatAATTAAATGCTTAAAATCTGTTTTGTAATTGTTATTAAGTTTCATTAAGCAGTAAATCAATCTATTTGCATTTTTATCCTTTCAAAATCATACATACATTATGTTCTATGTATATGTACTATACATTTCATTTCCCCCTCTATAATGGAAATTCCCACAAGGGTAGTTAATATCTGCATACCTATTAGAGTatataactatttttaaaaatattaaactaatTCGTTTTGACTCACCCACTGAACATTcatcaaaatgaaaatataataaatcaacTGTCACAAATATTACACACAATAAACACGTAAGTTTCCTTCCCTATAGTGAAAAGGAATATTTGTAAATTTCCAAGAAAtcttgataaaaacaaaatatcctGTTACAATAGCTATATTATCTTCCAATTTATCGTTAAGCTCAATATTAACAAAATTCAATAGGAAAAGTGTATGTGTCCTGGAGGGTGAATTACTTTCTtcagtaaaaaattatgtattcaaAACAGCAAAATTTAGTGCCTACCCACAGTTAAAAAACTGCTTCCAAATCAATCTCAAATATTCTTACTTCGTTTTACAATGACCCCATTAGACAAAATTTCATCCCTGTGGAGTTTGCCAAAAGGCAATGAAGTTGTATTTGTGTGGAGCAGATGAATTTATgtaataaaattgaacaaaaaaaaaaaaaaaatagcataaaTAAAACTAGAACGCCCGACAAATTGGCGCCAATCTATCTGCCAAAAGGATGGGGGTCAATGGGTTTAGgatatcgtcgtcgtcgtcgtcgagaCAAAGGACGACATAACTGACGCCAATTTTGCGAGATTTTCCAGACTCACTGGAAGGATACACACATTTTGGATCTACTGCTAACAATTTTGTgcgtattattattattttgggcCATTTACCCCCCTTGAAGAGGGGCGATGAAATGATTTTGCTTGTTTGCTCTTTTATTTCTGTACCGAGATTCTTATATAAAGTTACAATAAATCGGGATAAGCATGGTGATAGAAAAAGTTTGCAATGTGCTGGCGATGATGTCAGAATTTTGCTCGTGGCATAACTATCTGCAGAAAACACCACCCTTTCTTTCGGGGGTGGATTTCTATGTACTAGATTTGTTAAGTTATACACATTTTATGACTTAAGTTAAGAAAATCAGGTCATCTTATgtatttggaggacttattaaGCGGGGGAGGGGAAAGGTTATAGCTGGTTATTTGTTCTCTTTGGCTGGTAAACACATTGTCAACAATTTTAATGATCTATTGAGGACAATGGCGAACAATGTcgtgtattattattttttcaaagtctGATGACATTGGGTCCGATTATGTGTTATTGTGCGGGTGTTGAGAGTAAAGAGCCTGAAAGGGACAACATTATAATAATTTGTACTTGAAGAATTTTATGAATGTGTAAAAGAACTCAAGGATAGCTatttcgaattttgaaaaaaaaaaatctaataacaTTAAATAAAGTCGTGACCCAATGTCTAGTAAATTGTGgagtcaaaaataataatttattgtaaaattgATGTTTTAGAGAAGAATAtttatgtttggtattttttttttgtattgaccaTTCTTTTGATGGGAAAATATTGATACATAGAAAATCATCCCTTAAGGGGCAAAATATCCTTTATGTAGGTATTCCTATCTCCTAAAACTATGAGTTGGATCGAATCGTAATCTTAAGTTGAACTATTTTGTAAGAAGCTACTAATAGGTTACAGTAGGAAAAACTAcaataaatttgattattttacAATGAATCTCTCGAAGAGTTGGactaaaatgaattaaaacttggAAAAGAtagtatttaatttcaatttttcatacttaataataatatttttaaagtgcAATAAAAAAACTGGAACaatttttggattgttggaaGTTAAAAAGTGGCTGCCAAAAgcagttttttgaaatatcgtaaatatgttttttattattttagtagTGCTAAATTACTTATTCTCAGTTTCAGATAAAGTGGCTCTGAGGAGCCTTAAACAACATAActataccaacttttttttctagtttttaatatttcaaaattttggaggaggagaacttttttttaatattgtaaaaaattgtttttttactcCAAAATCTAGAGATCAACATGTTCTTATTTTCGGTGtttcaaattttctaaaagGAAGGCAAAAAGGTGGGGTAATAGAGATTTGCCCTACCTTTTTGTTCTTCTAAGCGATTTTTTTAGTTTGGCTTAACGGATGTTTTGCTTGGCAAGcataccgttaattttggtcctaaaaaattttcaatgtgaaatgaaatgaaaatatgaTGATATACTACTTTGAAAGCGTGTTTTCGTGACACtccactataaaaaaaaatctagatttttttgcttttgagcctttacttttaaaatattgagcttactcttatgttaaaagttgctttaaatatgaataaaagttaaaaattcataaattttttttaagtaccgattaaaaaaaaaatcttaaaaaataataaagctacaaaaacatcttttaaatggCATTTAACTCCCAACAAATTATGCCTTTTAATTTCATGTAAggcaaagaatttttagaaaattttgtttgaaaatcgttaaaataaaaaatgtatatctacttttttcaacaaaaaaaagtttgtatgtaattaaaaagaaattttaatcaaaaaaaaaaaaacaaagtttcaatatcacagtacacataatattatgtgtactgtgtttCAATATAATTGATTTAtccatttttaaaatcttaaactttttttaaaaaaattcaaaaatattttttttttattttttcttaattttaatatgtatAAGAATTAGATAATTTGACttttgtgcaaaattttcattgaaattattTGTTCGGTTCTgtgttaataacggtccaaaaattcatttaaaaagttttaccaTTTCGGTCATATGGGAAGTATATATAAAGCTAATTTtctttccaaacaaaatttcaatttctcctcaccaaaaatattttcacaaaaccaaaactaacttttttcattttttttttttttacaaaaaaaaaaaaaaaattggaaaaaatttcaatattttctacaccaaaaggaataaaaaaaaaacctacaaaaaaaaataaaggaatcaAAATGAGAAAGGTACctatgaacaatattttttcaattaatattcTATGGGTATCCTTTTCAATAAATGCCTCAACACTAACTCCAATGAATTTAATAATTTGCCACTTGTCAGATATGGAAACTCATATACTCTGGGTTTTAGAACATAATTGGACCcagttcaaataaattttctgaaatccaacccaaaaaaatcatttttataatatcGATATCGACCATTATTAATCTAGGTCATATTCCGTGTCCTATGAGTGACTCAAATTTcgatttgtacatttttttatgaaagaaaaaaaaaaaaaaaaaatcaaacaaacaaacagctACATAAAGAAACACGACaatacctatgtttttttttttattatagctTTTGTTTTTTCCATTGTTCAACCATACTAGTAAAATgcactgcatttttttttgcaaacaatttttataagaaaaattcttctttatttgcaaaaaaaaaattcctttaatttaatttgcatGTATTATTTCATGTCATCGAAATGTCATATTTTCATAGGTAATTAATCAATGCTCGACACATCAATCATTTTTAATCTGTGCAGCAAAACCAAGAATTTTCTTGAACTATCAATCGCATTGGAATGCTTAAATGTTAATActttttcaaatccaaaaatgttGTCCTGTATGTAATAATATTATGGTgacttttacttaaaaaaattttttaatttcggtTGAGTCGAATTCGGGAAAGTTATTTCATATAAAGCTCCTGAAACTTAATAATATATatgtcaaacatttttaaactgaCCGGATATGAAGTCTATCTAATATTACCGTgtatatacaacaaaaaacgaaaTTATCATTAATATAATATCGataattcaaatcaaaaaattgccTTCATTTCTATAAATAATACACATTTTCCTGTCCATTATTCGACATGAATTCTAATTCCATTCCTTCCCAGGTGGCTATTGACCGCAATGTCTATATGACTGCCCGAATACCTTTAgttaatgatgttttttttttttttttttaacaaaaaccagATACCTTAATGGATTAATGGATCAATACTTTGGCGTCCCAAAAGGGAAGACCTTCTTTTTTCCAAAGAATGTAATTCAATCCTTCGAAACATGTCAATTATTTGaacatgaaataaaatatttcaaactaaACTAATGTAAAGGTAGGTGTTAGGTTCTTGTGTGGTAGACACCACAGTAAAAAGTTACGCAGGCCGAAATAAGGAAATCGAAAATGTGGTTTATGAGTTCATAATAGGTCAGCTGTGATGCATTAATCTGCTAAGTTTATGGCTAAGGCTATAAAATATTTGGCATTAAATGAACAAATCTATAATCAAAAAATTCACAATTTGAAAAAACAAGTGGTCTagccaagaaaataaacaaaatttcgctCATATACCCGAGACGAGTTTTATTCAATTAAAGTGGCCACAATAAAtcgattaaattttgatttcgcTCGTGTGtgaaaataaccaaataaataattgtatttatggatcgaaaaatacaaaaaaaaataatttacgagatttttttttttcattcaaaaacaaaatccacTTGGATTATGATTGTGGTTTTTGTTTGGTATAGGTACCAGATGGCAAATCGGTGCATGTGGGTTGTaaatgtttgtatatttttaaaaataaattatgaaatttttataaagaGAAAATAGTGAAGATATTTACCTGGTGTACATCAAAATTagtgtgtttttatttgtttattaatattttttttttttaacaaacgttaatgtttttttttttttttgtttaattatctTAGTTGTTGTGTGTTTTGTTAGGTACTTTTTCTGGCATAGATCCAagaattctttatattttttatctttcttttattttttaacaaattattatttttaatttatttttttatttactcgtCATTACAGAACAAATTTTGAAAGGTCGTCGATATAAAATTCTTTTCATATATCATATCGGGAGTGGTGTCAACTTAAATATGCTTTTTTTAATGtggaaatattgaatttgcaagaaattttgttctttaagtcataataatcatttttatcaaaaaaacaaaaccgacttccactattcaaaacggggttttatggtttttctaatagtttcctattttgtgatgggaactatcgaatgatttgaactatcgatagttagtaactgaatgatttgaactatcgagtagttcattcattcatttattcattcgaataaaaactatcgaataaaactatcgaataaaaactatcgaataaagtATCGAAacaactatcgaataaaaaactatcgatttaactatcaaataaataaaaacactattcgaatgaaaaaactatcgaataaaaaaactattcgaatgaaaatagtaactaaatgaaagaatgaattaatgaaaaaatgatttaaaataatcgaatgaatgaatattttacaactatcgatagtttgatagtttttattcgatagttcccatcactagttcctatggcttaaactgaacgaaattgaaataggaccacattgcagccaccagctttccaatacaaaaagaagtatcaaaattgattcactctgtccaaagttatgcggtaaaaaaaaaaaaatacagacgaattgaatacctcctcctttttggaagtcggtaaaaaagaaAGTATGCGcttaatttatgaaaatgtttCATCGATATATTGTTAACATTATACCTATCAGTATCAAAcaagtttaacaaaaaatcaacaGCGGGTCAAAAGCAGCACATATAGCCCGTCGTTTTCTGGTGAAGCAAATTAGCCCCCGCCCTAAGAAAACTTTGCCTCGCTTCTCAACTCAAGAAAAGTGCACCATTAACATTAAAAGTAAAAACCTCCCTCAGTATAATGTGTTTCCTGCCTCAAGGCCACAAACACAACCTTCCTGTTATGCTGAAGCCTTTTTTCATCATATAGGTTGTTTAATTgtttaacataaaaaattaaacagagtTTTTCAAAGTTTATTAAGGCAACCTTATGTCAATGCTAGTGAAATGAGACACTATATTCAACTCTGAAGAAGTCTGAGAAATTTGaagagatttgaaaaaaaaaaataaaatgcacgactgggtcgcacgaacttgctcttagagttaaagttgcttaaatttttaagactttttatatagaaatttggaaaatgtaggtacctactatataggtaaaaaaaaaaaaaataaaattagttttttaagaaaataaaataaaatctgaaatcaaattgccctccaaaacaagtatgaaattttgattgatatattaacatgcatttttagaaaaaaaattttcaaaatcgttagagccgttttttaaaaataattttttggaaaaaaagttttaaaataatattggtatgccattttgtaaaaatcactaatcaacatctaaaaaaaaatttcaaaaaaattcaatgtcccgttttcgaaaatttgatttttgaaaaaaaattttcaacatttttttaaaaatccaaaaattattttttttgaaattttgtttttggtttatatttaaattatataaatgcttcttcacaaaaagtttcgttgaaatcgtatAAGCTCTttcagagataatcggatttgaaaaaaaaaaaaacggttctatggcaggtaccgttaataatgattttcaaaaaaaaatttttttattgaaagatagaccttgtcttaaaactaacatttgaattttttaaacaaaatcgttggagccgtttttgagaaatttcaattttactaaaatcggtatatgacaagtaccgttatttttggtccaaaaaaattaattccaaaaatccctctggagaggcgccaaataatgctacataccaagtttgacatcaatcggttcatccgtttaagctgtagcttcgtttacagacagacagactgacagacagacagactgacagacggacagacagacggacttccgggacccacttttttggcattctctaccatcgtaatgtcatggaaaagtgctatctcaacttttttttttgtacgaatgcataacttgatatatagtacctatatcgcaagtaaaaatgttttactgaccaatagctttgaaatttgaaaaaaatgcaaacacgTAAAGCAACCAACTTGTAGAGACTTGACTTTTGAACGCTTCAAATAACTctgtaatgttaaaaaaaaaactttattcgaAACACATGATAACTCTGATCCCTGCAATAAacctagttttaaaaaatttgttttcccaTTTTTATCACAATACAACTTAaaactttagatttaatttttcaagatCTTTTTTGTTGGCATCTGCACTGATGAAGTATGTATTCatataaatattgcaaatatcaaaataaataaatgcaagACTGTATTGGAAGCGTACTTGCTTTTATGGtaaaactagctgacccggcggacttcgttccgccatttcttgtatttatttttaattttcgactctttaatttattaattttcaaagtaaaaaaaggatcaaaacttgaaaagttcataaaatgagtttataaatgttaacttttaaacttttagcaaaagtggcctatgcaaaatactcatgcatgcgcatgattaaaacctatatttcctataagtttgagattttttgcagacttttaaaaattccaaaaaaataaaagactacttaAAAAtctccctaaaaattaggttgtttttcaaaaatttttatttcaaaatacagggcctatgaaaaaaatccgttttagacctttaattttttttttaatatctttctcatggtgtaactcaaatttctgtgcaaaattttgcgtacttgtaattagtcttttgtcgaaggtctatgactgcaaaaaaaccttcacaacttggttttgaaattttgttgaattttttcaataccttttttaactattgaataaatttgtctatcatttaaaaaaagtcaactccTTACGACTTAcggtttagaaaatagcctcttttttcaatgtcgtgttatccccatttaccctataaaatcttaaattcttTTTGCCTTAagccttctcctcttatgcctctttgatttaaaaaaaaaaattaagaaaataagtcagtcggtgtggcgGTGTttccggttagcgaacgtacacaaaaccaaactttaatatatataatagatgtgctaaacaatttttttataaactcataaaaaataattttaatataattaattgaattttaataaaaacttgaaaaataatttaaaattttataataaaacattttaaaatggttttgacCTCCAAACGAAATAAAATGCCGTTTAACTTCTTGAatagcaaagaatttttagaaaaaatgttttgaaaatagttGGTGTGTGATAGTTGAGATACATTTTACAAGGCGCGTACAAGGATTCACTGGaaatcagggttgtaaaaaatcattcttttttaatgcatttgttttaaattacaaattacaaaaaaatatttgttgcaaataaaaaaaatttgcattaataaaaatgttattgcaactgaacaatatttgcattgaaaataaaattaaaaaaattataggtattgcaaataaaaaattttctgcattgaaaaaaaaaattcaatgcaaaacactttttttttttaa
Proteins encoded in this region:
- the LOC129907566 gene encoding uncharacterized protein LOC129907566; protein product: MEVLANTNSTTPPGSTAATHALECYHCSSETIGSEQFCGRTFQKDSIPETLDKYNLSVVRSCTSTSEHLIPTCRKTVEEKNGNTITKRFCFYTNKSDSIFCNEPHDGSRVFCQDCFTDKCNSAPHLFAQQLGFIFIPLLVAKVTLI